A DNA window from Chelativorans sp. AA-79 contains the following coding sequences:
- a CDS encoding MFS transporter, translating to MPNPYGAIFQAPGAKGFAAAGFLARLPVAMATMGIVTMLSQSHGEYWLAGAVSATFALTNAFAAPQISRLVDRYGQSRILTPATAISVAAFTALLLATHFRWPYWTLFLSAFLAGAMPSMPAMVRARWTGLYHGTPKLHTAFAFESVLDEVVYMAGSVLAIGLSVSLFPEAGPLAATLFLAVGTALFVAQKSTEPPVQPATEAKASRSALGVPAVQILTFTLIAVGTIFGTAEVTVIAFSEELGQKGAASFVLAGYAGGSLVVGLVFGTLTLKASLGRQFLIANAVAMLTTLPLLWVNGIPLLALMLFLAGASISPTFITAFGLIERLVPSSQLTEGITWAMTGIFIGMAVGSFISGYVIDAFGAQSGFWVSVAAGGIAFATALLGQRILGRPAPEAIPEAAAA from the coding sequence ATGCCGAATCCGTATGGTGCAATCTTCCAGGCGCCGGGGGCGAAGGGCTTCGCCGCCGCCGGCTTTCTGGCGCGTCTGCCCGTCGCCATGGCCACCATGGGCATCGTGACGATGCTTTCCCAAAGCCACGGTGAATACTGGCTGGCCGGTGCGGTCTCCGCCACCTTCGCGCTTACAAACGCCTTTGCCGCGCCGCAGATTTCGCGGCTCGTCGACCGTTACGGGCAGAGCCGGATCCTGACGCCGGCAACGGCCATTTCGGTCGCTGCCTTCACCGCGCTGCTGCTCGCCACCCATTTCAGGTGGCCTTACTGGACGTTGTTCCTCTCCGCCTTCCTCGCCGGCGCTATGCCGAGCATGCCGGCCATGGTGCGGGCGCGGTGGACCGGGCTCTATCACGGCACGCCGAAGCTTCACACGGCCTTCGCCTTCGAATCCGTGCTCGACGAGGTCGTCTATATGGCCGGCTCGGTGCTGGCGATCGGCCTCAGCGTCAGTCTCTTCCCCGAAGCCGGGCCTTTGGCGGCGACGCTGTTCCTGGCGGTGGGCACCGCGTTGTTCGTGGCGCAGAAGTCCACCGAACCGCCCGTCCAACCCGCCACGGAGGCGAAAGCCAGCCGGTCGGCACTCGGCGTTCCCGCCGTTCAGATCCTCACCTTCACGCTCATCGCGGTCGGCACGATCTTCGGCACCGCCGAGGTGACGGTGATCGCTTTTTCGGAAGAACTCGGCCAGAAAGGCGCGGCAAGCTTCGTGCTGGCCGGTTATGCCGGCGGCTCGCTGGTGGTCGGCCTCGTGTTCGGCACGCTGACGCTCAAGGCATCGCTCGGCCGGCAGTTCCTCATCGCCAACGCGGTGGCCATGCTCACCACCCTGCCACTTCTGTGGGTGAACGGCATTCCCCTGCTGGCGCTGATGCTGTTCCTGGCCGGGGCCTCGATCTCGCCCACCTTCATCACCGCCTTCGGGCTGATCGAGCGGCTGGTGCCCTCCTCCCAGCTTACCGAAGGCATCACCTGGGCGATGACCGGCATCTTCATCGGCATGGCCGTCGGCTCGTTCATCTCCGGTTATGTGATCGATGCCTTCGGCGCGCAGAGCGGCTTCTGGGTGTCCGTCGCGGCCGGCGGGATCGCCTTTGCGACAGCCCTCCTGGGCCAGCGCATCCTCGGGCGGCCGGCGCCCGAAGCAATTCCCGAGGCCGCCGCGGCCTGA
- the ribB gene encoding 3,4-dihydroxy-2-butanone-4-phosphate synthase gives MPYDQRQVVEALRAFERGEIVVVMDDDGRENEGDLIVAAVHCTPEKMAFIVRHTSGIVCAPMPRDEARRLNLAPMVAENDAPHQTAFTVSVDFRHGTTTGISADDRTLTVRNLANPNVGSADFVRPGHVFPLVAREGGVLMRSGHTEAAVDLCKLAGLPPVGVICELVNDDGSVMRGPQVTAFAEKHGLKQVSVADLIAYRQRQETLVERIATFPVTTPVGPATAHAYTLPWEVMQHLAVVFGDIRDGQEVPVRLHTENVVEDVFGTEGRLQKVMERMGGRGVLVYLREGSVGVAHQQRRRVGGEEHDEAVRRESEWREIGLGAQILKDLGIASIRLIASRERHYVGLEGFGIEIASTEIL, from the coding sequence ATGCCCTACGATCAGAGACAAGTCGTCGAGGCCCTGCGCGCGTTCGAACGCGGCGAGATCGTCGTCGTCATGGACGATGACGGCCGCGAGAACGAGGGCGACCTGATCGTCGCCGCCGTGCATTGCACGCCGGAGAAGATGGCCTTCATCGTGCGGCATACATCCGGCATCGTCTGCGCGCCCATGCCGCGGGACGAGGCGCGCAGGCTCAACCTCGCGCCGATGGTGGCCGAGAACGATGCGCCGCATCAGACCGCGTTTACGGTCAGCGTGGACTTCAGGCACGGCACGACCACCGGCATTTCCGCCGACGACCGTACGCTCACCGTGCGCAATCTCGCCAATCCCAATGTCGGCAGCGCCGATTTCGTTCGGCCGGGCCACGTCTTCCCCCTCGTGGCGCGCGAGGGCGGCGTGCTCATGCGCTCCGGCCACACGGAGGCGGCGGTGGACCTCTGCAAGCTTGCCGGCCTGCCGCCGGTGGGGGTGATCTGCGAACTGGTGAACGACGACGGCAGCGTGATGCGCGGCCCGCAGGTGACCGCCTTTGCCGAGAAGCACGGGCTGAAGCAGGTGTCGGTGGCCGATCTCATCGCCTATCGCCAGCGCCAGGAAACCCTGGTGGAGCGGATCGCGACGTTCCCGGTGACGACCCCGGTCGGGCCGGCGACGGCCCATGCCTACACGCTTCCCTGGGAGGTCATGCAGCACCTCGCCGTCGTCTTCGGCGATATCCGCGACGGCCAGGAGGTGCCGGTGCGGCTTCATACGGAAAACGTGGTGGAGGATGTCTTCGGCACGGAAGGGCGGCTGCAGAAGGTGATGGAGCGCATGGGCGGGCGCGGCGTGCTGGTCTATCTGCGCGAGGGGTCGGTGGGCGTCGCCCATCAGCAGCGCCGCCGCGTGGGCGGCGAGGAGCACGACGAGGCGGTGAGGCGCGAAAGCGAATGGCGCGAGATCGGTCTCGGCGCGCAGATCCTGAAGGATCTCGGCATCGCCTCGATCCGGCTCATCGCCTCCCGTGAGCGCCACTATGTCGGCCTCGAGGGCTTCGGGATCGAGATCGCCTCGACGGAGATCCTGTAG
- the aroC gene encoding chorismate synthase: MSHNTFGHLFRVTTWGESHGPAIGCVVDGCPPGIRFTRAEIQAELDRRRPGQSRFVTQRREPDEVKILSGVMEEGDGLVTTGTPVSMMIENVDQRSKDYGDIAERYRPGHADYTYEMKYGLRDYRGGGRSSARETAMRVAAGALARKVLPDVVIRGALVAMGEKRIDRANWDWDFVKDPENPFFTPDPASVPVFAEYLDGIRKAGSSVGAVIEVVAEGVPAGLGAPIYGKLDQDICAYLMSINAVKGVEVGNGFEAARIRGEENADEMRAGNDGRPRFLSNNAGGILGGISTGQPIVARFAVKPTSSILTPRRSVDRGGAEVDVVTKGRHDPCVGIRAVPIGEAMVACAIADHYLRHRGQTGRG, from the coding sequence ATGTCGCACAACACGTTCGGTCATCTTTTCCGCGTCACGACCTGGGGCGAGAGCCACGGGCCCGCGATCGGCTGTGTCGTGGATGGCTGTCCGCCGGGGATTCGCTTCACGCGCGCGGAGATCCAGGCCGAACTCGACCGGCGCAGGCCGGGCCAGTCGCGCTTCGTCACCCAGCGCCGCGAGCCGGACGAGGTGAAGATCCTCTCCGGCGTCATGGAGGAGGGAGACGGCCTGGTGACGACCGGCACGCCGGTCTCCATGATGATCGAGAATGTCGACCAGCGCTCGAAGGACTACGGGGACATCGCCGAGCGCTATCGTCCCGGCCATGCCGACTACACCTATGAAATGAAATACGGCCTGCGGGATTACCGCGGCGGCGGCCGGTCTTCAGCCCGCGAGACGGCCATGCGCGTGGCGGCCGGCGCACTCGCCCGCAAGGTCCTGCCCGATGTGGTGATTCGCGGCGCGCTCGTCGCCATGGGCGAGAAGCGGATCGACCGCGCCAACTGGGATTGGGACTTCGTGAAGGATCCCGAGAACCCGTTCTTCACCCCCGATCCGGCATCGGTGCCCGTCTTCGCCGAATATCTAGACGGCATCCGCAAGGCCGGCTCCTCCGTGGGCGCGGTCATCGAGGTGGTCGCGGAAGGCGTTCCGGCCGGTCTCGGCGCGCCGATCTACGGAAAGCTCGACCAGGATATCTGCGCCTATCTCATGTCCATCAACGCGGTGAAGGGCGTGGAGGTCGGCAACGGCTTCGAGGCCGCCCGGATCCGGGGCGAGGAGAACGCCGACGAGATGCGCGCCGGCAATGACGGCAGGCCGCGCTTCCTCTCCAACAACGCAGGCGGAATCCTCGGCGGCATTTCGACGGGGCAGCCGATCGTCGCGCGCTTCGCCGTGAAGCCGACCTCCTCGATCCTGACACCGCGCCGGTCGGTGGACCGCGGCGGCGCGGAAGTCGACGTGGTGACGAAGGGCAGGCACGACCCCTGCGTCGGCATCCGCGCGGTGCCCATCGGAGAAGCGATGGTGGCGTGCGCGATAGCGGATCATTATTTGAGGCATCGGGGGCAGACGGGGAGAGGGTGA
- a CDS encoding DUF1344 domain-containing protein: MMRIAVAALVLGLLAAPALAADTEGKITEVDPQAMTITLDDGSTYKLPAEIDMSAISDGVQVVLAYQENDKGERQITDMFLPE; this comes from the coding sequence ATGATGCGAATCGCAGTTGCCGCGCTTGTTCTCGGGCTCCTTGCCGCCCCAGCCCTTGCCGCCGATACGGAAGGCAAGATCACCGAAGTCGATCCGCAGGCGATGACGATCACCCTCGACGACGGCTCCACCTACAAGCTGCCGGCGGAGATCGATATGAGCGCCATCAGCGACGGAGTGCAGGTCGTCCTCGCCTACCAGGAGAACGACAAGGGCGAGCGGCAGATCACCGACATGTTCCTGCCGGAATAG
- a CDS encoding histidine phosphatase family protein: protein MFPLLYIVRHGETDWNAEARLQGQADTDINERGRAQADRNGKRLSELVADPSSFDFVASPLRRTCETMERVRIQLGLPPAGFRTDPRLKEVHFGGWQGFTYMELEARSPGCTGERARRKWHFLPPGPGAESYETLALRVRSWLDDLDRPTICVTHGGVIRTVFHWIEGMPGEDAASLDIPQDRILRVEDGKLEWL, encoded by the coding sequence GTGTTTCCGCTCCTTTACATCGTGCGCCACGGCGAGACCGACTGGAACGCGGAAGCACGCCTCCAGGGGCAGGCGGACACCGACATCAACGAGCGCGGGCGCGCGCAGGCGGACCGCAACGGGAAGCGGCTTTCCGAACTTGTCGCGGATCCTTCCTCGTTCGATTTCGTGGCCAGCCCGCTCCGCCGCACCTGCGAGACCATGGAGCGCGTGCGCATCCAGCTTGGCCTCCCGCCTGCCGGTTTCCGCACGGATCCGCGCCTGAAAGAGGTGCATTTCGGCGGCTGGCAGGGCTTCACTTATATGGAGCTCGAGGCGCGCTCGCCGGGCTGCACCGGGGAGCGTGCCCGGCGCAAGTGGCACTTCCTGCCGCCCGGTCCGGGTGCTGAGAGCTACGAGACGCTGGCGTTGCGCGTGCGGTCGTGGCTCGACGATCTCGACAGGCCTACGATCTGCGTCACGCATGGCGGGGTCATCCGCACCGTCTTCCATTGGATCGAGGGAATGCCGGGCGAGGATGCGGCAAGCCTCGATATCCCGCAGGACCGGATCCTGCGGGTCGAGGATGGCAAGCTGGAGTGGCTGTAG
- the fabI gene encoding enoyl-ACP reductase FabI has protein sequence MAGGNGLMAGKRGLVLGVANNRSIAWGICKACAMEGAELALTYQGDALRKRVEPLAAELGAIVVGHCDVTDPDSVDAVFSEVEKRWGKLDFVVHAIAFSDKDELTGRYVETTRENFLRTMDISVYSLTAVAKRAEALMSEGGSILTLTYYGAEKVMPHYNAMGVAKAALEASVRYLAVDLGGGNIRVNAISAGPIKTLAASGIGDFRYILRWNEYNSPLKRVVTIEEVGDTAVYLLSHLSRAVTGEVLHVDSGYHVVGMKAVDAPDISVVGE, from the coding sequence ATGGCAGGTGGCAATGGCCTGATGGCCGGCAAGCGGGGGCTCGTTCTGGGGGTTGCCAACAACCGCTCGATCGCCTGGGGTATCTGCAAGGCGTGCGCCATGGAGGGGGCCGAACTCGCGCTCACCTATCAAGGCGACGCGCTGAGGAAGCGGGTCGAACCACTTGCGGCCGAACTCGGTGCGATTGTGGTGGGCCATTGCGACGTCACCGACCCGGATTCGGTCGACGCCGTCTTTTCCGAGGTGGAGAAACGCTGGGGCAAGCTCGATTTCGTCGTCCATGCCATCGCCTTTTCCGACAAGGACGAGCTGACCGGCCGCTATGTCGAGACCACGCGCGAGAACTTCCTGCGCACGATGGATATCTCCGTCTATTCGCTGACGGCGGTCGCCAAGCGTGCCGAGGCGCTGATGAGCGAGGGCGGTTCCATCCTGACACTCACTTATTACGGTGCCGAGAAGGTGATGCCCCATTACAATGCGATGGGCGTGGCCAAGGCCGCACTGGAAGCCAGTGTGCGCTATCTCGCCGTCGATCTCGGCGGCGGCAACATCCGCGTCAATGCCATCTCGGCCGGCCCGATCAAGACGCTTGCCGCTTCCGGCATCGGCGATTTCCGCTACATCCTGCGCTGGAACGAATACAACTCGCCGCTGAAGCGCGTGGTGACGATCGAGGAGGTGGGCGACACGGCCGTCTATCTCCTGTCGCACCTCTCGCGCGCCGTCACCGGCGAGGTGCTGCATGTCGATTCGGGCTATCACGTGGTCGGCATGAAGGCCGTGGACGCGCCCGACATCTCCGTGGTCGGCGAGTGA
- a CDS encoding J domain-containing protein: protein MKDPYEVLGVSKSASAKDIKAAFRRLAKKYHPDQRPDDPQAKERFAEVNQAYEILGDEKKRSAFDSGEIDAAGKPRFQGFETAEGDPFAGFRRAGGGPGRTHFEFRTSGAGGDAGDIFSEIFGQAFRGAQGTRSARPEGLGDINATLDVSVEDIATEAKVNAVFPDGRRIAVKLPRYVEDGQTIRLRRQGAETSFGERGDALVTLRLRPHPLYRVEGRDLHVDLPVSLRDAVLGAKVAVETPTGRLAVKVPAWSSSDRTLRLKGRGLPLKSGGNGDLYAHVRIMLPQGGDPALEALFRKAEA from the coding sequence ATGAAAGACCCTTATGAAGTGCTCGGCGTCTCCAAGAGCGCGTCGGCAAAAGACATAAAGGCGGCTTTCCGCCGCCTGGCGAAGAAGTACCATCCCGACCAGCGGCCGGACGATCCGCAGGCGAAGGAGCGTTTTGCCGAGGTCAACCAGGCCTACGAGATCCTGGGTGACGAGAAGAAGCGCAGCGCTTTCGACAGCGGCGAGATCGACGCCGCCGGCAAGCCGCGCTTCCAAGGCTTCGAAACGGCCGAGGGCGACCCGTTCGCCGGGTTCCGCCGCGCGGGCGGCGGCCCGGGGCGCACCCATTTCGAGTTCCGCACGAGCGGTGCCGGCGGTGATGCCGGCGACATCTTCAGCGAGATCTTCGGCCAGGCCTTCCGCGGCGCGCAGGGCACGCGCAGCGCGCGTCCCGAGGGGTTGGGCGACATCAACGCAACGCTCGACGTGAGCGTGGAGGACATCGCCACGGAAGCCAAGGTGAACGCGGTCTTTCCGGACGGCCGGCGCATCGCCGTGAAGCTGCCGCGCTATGTCGAGGATGGCCAGACGATCCGGCTCAGGCGGCAGGGCGCCGAGACGTCCTTCGGCGAACGCGGTGACGCGCTGGTGACGTTGCGCCTGCGCCCGCATCCGCTCTACAGGGTGGAGGGCCGCGATCTTCATGTCGACCTGCCGGTGAGCCTGCGCGACGCGGTTCTGGGCGCCAAAGTGGCCGTGGAAACGCCGACCGGCCGGCTGGCGGTCAAGGTGCCCGCCTGGTCGAGTTCCGACCGGACCTTGCGTCTCAAGGGGCGCGGCCTGCCGCTGAAGAGTGGCGGCAACGGCGATCTGTATGCCCATGTGCGCATCATGCTGCCCCAGGGCGGTGACCCGGCACTGGAAGCCCTCTTCCGCAAGGCAGAGGCCTGA